In a genomic window of Desulfovibrio inopinatus DSM 10711:
- a CDS encoding TIGR04283 family arsenosugar biosynthesis glycosyltransferase has protein sequence MKSKTGPMRECGGDMAVTFSVVVPVLGEEEHVNNFVDHIRVVGYGKPVEIVIVDGAADRGTLAALHRQNVTTVPSGRGRGRQMNAGAARARGDILVFLHADTHLPSGAFEAMEDAIRRGAGCGAFDLGIRSSRWALRLVERVGTWRSRLTRLPYGDQAQFFRHDVFDALGGFADIPIMEDVDIMRRVKRSGIKMEILGKKVMTSARRWEREGIWACTFRNWLLVGLYFLGVSPQKLSRLYRYDA, from the coding sequence GTGAAGAGCAAGACCGGACCGATGCGAGAATGTGGGGGAGATATGGCCGTAACGTTTTCCGTTGTTGTTCCCGTGCTGGGAGAAGAGGAACACGTCAACAACTTCGTGGACCATATCCGAGTTGTTGGATACGGGAAGCCTGTTGAGATCGTCATTGTTGACGGGGCTGCCGATCGCGGAACCCTTGCAGCCTTGCATCGGCAGAACGTGACAACGGTCCCTTCGGGGCGTGGTCGTGGCAGGCAAATGAATGCCGGCGCGGCTCGCGCGCGCGGTGACATTCTTGTATTTTTGCATGCCGATACCCATTTGCCGTCAGGAGCATTCGAGGCCATGGAGGATGCTATTCGTCGTGGAGCGGGTTGTGGAGCCTTTGATCTCGGTATTCGTTCGAGTCGTTGGGCTCTTCGTCTTGTCGAACGGGTGGGAACATGGCGTTCTCGCCTCACACGTCTGCCATATGGTGATCAGGCACAATTTTTTCGACACGATGTATTTGACGCGCTTGGAGGATTTGCTGATATTCCCATTATGGAGGATGTTGACATTATGCGGCGCGTTAAACGGTCGGGCATAAAGATGGAGATTCTTGGAAAAAAGGTCATGACATCGGCAAGACGTTGGGAACGCGAAGGAATTTGGGCATGTACGTTTCGCAACTGGTTGTTGGTGGGATTATACTTTCTTGGTGTTTCACCGCAGAAATTATCTCGGCTCTATCGCTATGACGCATGA